A genomic window from Bubalus bubalis isolate 160015118507 breed Murrah chromosome 13, NDDB_SH_1, whole genome shotgun sequence includes:
- the SLC15A1 gene encoding solute carrier family 15 member 1 isoform X1: MGMSVPKSCFGYPLSIFFIVVNEFCERFSYYGMRALLILYFQRFLGWNDNLGTAIYHTFVALCYLTPILGALIADSWLGKFKTIVSLSIVYTIGQVVIAVSSINDLTDFNHDGTPDSISVHVALSMIGLVLIALGTGGIKPCVSAFGGDQFEEGQEKQRNRFFSIFYLAINAGSLLSTIITPMLRVQVCGIHSKQACYPLAFGVPAALMAVSLIVFVIGSGMYKKVQPQGNIMSKVARCIGFAIKNRIRHRSKKFPKREHWLDWASEKYDERLISQIKMVTRVMFLYIPLPMFWALFDQQGSRWTLQATTMSGKIGIIEIQPDQMQTVNAILIVIMVPIVDTVVYPLIAKCGLNFTSLKKMTVGMFLASMAFVAAAIVQVEIDKTLPVFPKGNEVQIKVLNIGNGNMTVSFPGTTETYNQMSQPKDFMTFNVDNLSINISSTGSPVTPVTHNFESGHRHTLLVWAPSNYQVVKDGLNQKPEKGRNGIRFVNAFGESFNVTMDGEVYNNVSSHNASEYLFFSSGVKSFTINSPEISQQCEKEFKTSYLEFGSAFTYVITRKSNGCPEAKAFEDISPNTVSMALQIPQYFLLTCGEVVFSVTGLEFSYSQAPSNMKSVLQAGWLLTVAVGNIIVLIVAGAGQFSEQWAEYVLFAALLLVVCIIFAIMARFYTYINPAEIEAQFDKDEKEDYLEKSNPYAKLDSVSQTQM; this comes from the exons gaaTGTCCGTGCCGAAG AGCTGCTTCGGTTACCCCTTGAGCATCTTCTTCATTGTGGTCAATGAGTTCTGCGAAAGGTTCTCTTACTATGGAATGAGAG CACTCCTGATCCTGTACTTCCAACGCTTCCTGGGCTGGAACGACAACCTGGGCACCGCCATCTACCACACGTTCGTCGCCCTGTGCTACCTGACGCCCATCCTCGGAGCTCTCATCGCCGACTCCTGGCTGGGGAAGTTCAA GACAATTGTGTCGCTGTCCATCGTCTACACCATTGGGCAGGTAGTCATTGCTGTGAGCTCAATTAATGACCTCACGGACTTCAACCATGATGGAACCCCGGACAGTATTTCTGTGCACGT GGCGCTCTCCATGATTGGCCTGGTCCTGATCGCTCTGGGTACCGGAGGGATAAAGCCTTGCGTGTCTGCATTTGGCGGAGATCAGTTTGAAGAGGGCCAG gaaaagcaaaggaaccgatttttttccatcttttatttGGCCATTAATGCTGGAAGTTTGCTTTCTACTATCATCACGCCCATGCTCAgag TTCAAGTATGCGGAATTCACAGTAAGCAAGCTTGTTACCCCCTGGCCTTTGGGGTTCCTGCTGCACTCATGGCTGTATCTCTGA TCGTGTTTGTCATTGGCAGTGGAATGTACAAGAAGGTCCAGCCCCAGGGAAACATCATGTCTAAAGTAGCCAGATGCATTGGG ttTGCCATCAAAAATAGGATTAGGCATCGGAGTAAGAAATTTCCTAAGAGGGAGCACTGGCTGGACTGGGCTAGCGAGAAATACGAT GAGCGGCTCATCTCTCAAATTAAGATGGTTACAAGGGTGATGTTCCTGTACATTCCTCTCCCCATGTTCTGGGCCTTGTTTGATCAGCAG GGCTCCAGGTGGACACTGCAAGCAACGACCATGAGTGGGAAAATT GGAATCATTGAAATCCAGCCGGATCAGATGCAG ACGGTGAACGCCATCCTGATCGTCATCATGGTCCCCATCGTGGACACCGTGGTATATCCTCTGATCGCAAAGTGTGGTTTAAATTTCAC CTCCTTGAAGAAGATGACAGTTGGCATGTTCCTGGCTTCCATGGCTTTTGTGGCGGCTGCCATCGTGCAGGTGGAGATTGAC AAAACTCTGCCCGTCTTCCCCAAAGGAAATGAAGTCCAAATCAAAGTCCTGAATATAGGAAATGGTAACATGACCGTGTCTTTTCCCGGAACGACAGAGACATATAACCAGATGTCTCAA CCAAAAGACTTTATGACTTTCAACGTAGACAACCTAAGTATAAACATTTCTTCTACTGGATCACCAGTCACTCCAGTAACTCATAACTTTGAGTCCGGCCATCGCCATACCCTTCTCGTCTGGGCCCCAAGTAACTATCAAGTG GTAAAAGATGGCCTTAACCAGAAGCCagaaaaagggagaaatggaATCAG ATTCGTAAATGCTTTTGGTGAGAGCTTCAACGTCACAATGGATGGGGAAGTTTACAACAACGTCTCCAGTCACAATGccagtgaatatctttttttctcttctggcgT aaagagctTCACAATAAACTCACCAGAGATTTCACAACAGTGTGAAAAAGAGTTCAAAACATCCTACCTTGAATTTGGTAGTGCGTTTACCTACGTAATCACCAGAAAG AGTAACGGTTGCCCCGAAGCAAAGGCTTTCGAAGACATCTCCCCCAACACAGTCAGCATGGCTCTGCAGATCCCGCAGTACTTCCTCCTCACCTGCGGCGAGGTGGTCTTCTCCGTCACCGGGCTGGAGTTCTCCTACTCTCAG GCTCCTTCCAACATGAAGTCGGTACTTCAAGCAGGATGGCTGTTGACCGTGGCCGTCGGCAACATCATCGTGCTTATTGTGGCAGGAGCAGGCCAGTTCAGTGAACAG TGGGCCGAGTACGTCCTGTTTGCGGCATTGCTTCTGGTCGTCTGCATAATATTTGCCATCATGGCTCGATTCTATACGTACATCAACCCAGCAGAGATTGAAGCTCAGTTTGATAAGGATGAAAAGGAAGATTACCTGGAAAAGAGTAACCCGTACGCCAAGCTGGACTCCGTCTCACAGACACAAATGTGA
- the SLC15A1 gene encoding solute carrier family 15 member 1 isoform X2, with translation MIGLVLIALGTGGIKPCVSAFGGDQFEEGQEKQRNRFFSIFYLAINAGSLLSTIITPMLRVQVCGIHSKQACYPLAFGVPAALMAVSLIVFVIGSGMYKKVQPQGNIMSKVARCIGFAIKNRIRHRSKKFPKREHWLDWASEKYDERLISQIKMVTRVMFLYIPLPMFWALFDQQGSRWTLQATTMSGKIGIIEIQPDQMQTVNAILIVIMVPIVDTVVYPLIAKCGLNFTSLKKMTVGMFLASMAFVAAAIVQVEIDKTLPVFPKGNEVQIKVLNIGNGNMTVSFPGTTETYNQMSQPKDFMTFNVDNLSINISSTGSPVTPVTHNFESGHRHTLLVWAPSNYQVVKDGLNQKPEKGRNGIRFVNAFGESFNVTMDGEVYNNVSSHNASEYLFFSSGVKSFTINSPEISQQCEKEFKTSYLEFGSAFTYVITRKSNGCPEAKAFEDISPNTVSMALQIPQYFLLTCGEVVFSVTGLEFSYSQAPSNMKSVLQAGWLLTVAVGNIIVLIVAGAGQFSEQWAEYVLFAALLLVVCIIFAIMARFYTYINPAEIEAQFDKDEKEDYLEKSNPYAKLDSVSQTQM, from the exons ATGATTGGCCTGGTCCTGATCGCTCTGGGTACCGGAGGGATAAAGCCTTGCGTGTCTGCATTTGGCGGAGATCAGTTTGAAGAGGGCCAG gaaaagcaaaggaaccgatttttttccatcttttatttGGCCATTAATGCTGGAAGTTTGCTTTCTACTATCATCACGCCCATGCTCAgag TTCAAGTATGCGGAATTCACAGTAAGCAAGCTTGTTACCCCCTGGCCTTTGGGGTTCCTGCTGCACTCATGGCTGTATCTCTGA TCGTGTTTGTCATTGGCAGTGGAATGTACAAGAAGGTCCAGCCCCAGGGAAACATCATGTCTAAAGTAGCCAGATGCATTGGG ttTGCCATCAAAAATAGGATTAGGCATCGGAGTAAGAAATTTCCTAAGAGGGAGCACTGGCTGGACTGGGCTAGCGAGAAATACGAT GAGCGGCTCATCTCTCAAATTAAGATGGTTACAAGGGTGATGTTCCTGTACATTCCTCTCCCCATGTTCTGGGCCTTGTTTGATCAGCAG GGCTCCAGGTGGACACTGCAAGCAACGACCATGAGTGGGAAAATT GGAATCATTGAAATCCAGCCGGATCAGATGCAG ACGGTGAACGCCATCCTGATCGTCATCATGGTCCCCATCGTGGACACCGTGGTATATCCTCTGATCGCAAAGTGTGGTTTAAATTTCAC CTCCTTGAAGAAGATGACAGTTGGCATGTTCCTGGCTTCCATGGCTTTTGTGGCGGCTGCCATCGTGCAGGTGGAGATTGAC AAAACTCTGCCCGTCTTCCCCAAAGGAAATGAAGTCCAAATCAAAGTCCTGAATATAGGAAATGGTAACATGACCGTGTCTTTTCCCGGAACGACAGAGACATATAACCAGATGTCTCAA CCAAAAGACTTTATGACTTTCAACGTAGACAACCTAAGTATAAACATTTCTTCTACTGGATCACCAGTCACTCCAGTAACTCATAACTTTGAGTCCGGCCATCGCCATACCCTTCTCGTCTGGGCCCCAAGTAACTATCAAGTG GTAAAAGATGGCCTTAACCAGAAGCCagaaaaagggagaaatggaATCAG ATTCGTAAATGCTTTTGGTGAGAGCTTCAACGTCACAATGGATGGGGAAGTTTACAACAACGTCTCCAGTCACAATGccagtgaatatctttttttctcttctggcgT aaagagctTCACAATAAACTCACCAGAGATTTCACAACAGTGTGAAAAAGAGTTCAAAACATCCTACCTTGAATTTGGTAGTGCGTTTACCTACGTAATCACCAGAAAG AGTAACGGTTGCCCCGAAGCAAAGGCTTTCGAAGACATCTCCCCCAACACAGTCAGCATGGCTCTGCAGATCCCGCAGTACTTCCTCCTCACCTGCGGCGAGGTGGTCTTCTCCGTCACCGGGCTGGAGTTCTCCTACTCTCAG GCTCCTTCCAACATGAAGTCGGTACTTCAAGCAGGATGGCTGTTGACCGTGGCCGTCGGCAACATCATCGTGCTTATTGTGGCAGGAGCAGGCCAGTTCAGTGAACAG TGGGCCGAGTACGTCCTGTTTGCGGCATTGCTTCTGGTCGTCTGCATAATATTTGCCATCATGGCTCGATTCTATACGTACATCAACCCAGCAGAGATTGAAGCTCAGTTTGATAAGGATGAAAAGGAAGATTACCTGGAAAAGAGTAACCCGTACGCCAAGCTGGACTCCGTCTCACAGACACAAATGTGA